The genomic DNA TAACGTTTActgagaaaagataaaaaaaactaaattttgaAAGCTTTCATTTAAATAGCACCAAATTTTTTAGCTTTTGATTTTGGATTTGTTAATATTGATTTTGTTAcataattttgtgtttttgttttttccccagttAACAAACAGCAAGAAATCACTTCCAGGTGAAAATAATTTCACAGACACTATGAGACATATGCTTTCATCTAGACTGAGCATGTCTGACTGCCCGAACTGTAACTATAGACGTAGGTAAGTCCCTTAGTCATAGGATTTAAAACCTGGGATGGTAAGTATCTATTTGATTGTCTAGTAGATAAGTGATATTAGTAAATCATCATCAATTTTTATAAAGCGGTGTTTGGTTTCTTAATCTCCAAGCAGTAACTGCTATAGTTTATTCATATTAACCAGGCCAATGAACAGCTGTTAGTAGTTTCATTAGTATCTGAGGGGCTAGCATTGACATAGAACTGTTTCACTCCTCTAGGTGTACCTGTGATGACTGTAGCCTTTCACATATTCTGACGTGTGGCATTATGGATTCTCCAATAACTGATGACCTTCATATAAACCAGTTACCATTGCAAGTGGAGTCTGCTCCTGACTACCTCTCTGAAATACGCCCACCCAGCATGTCATCTGCTAGCTCAGGGTCGGGCTCCAGCTCTCCCATCACCATACAGCAGCACCCGAGACTCATCCTGGCAGACAGTGGCTCAGCCCCCACCTTGTAAGTGATTTGTAACGTGACAATCCACAAAACCTTAAAATAACCAAAATATGTACTGATACGTTTCCCAAAGTGGGGGTCGCGACCCAAATATGGGTCGAAGCAAGGTTTCCGATGGGTCGCCAAACAATCTAGAAGATATGACATTCAGTGCACACTGTTAAGATTTTGTTTCACTATACAACTtatgcttatattcaaaataaatataatttgcatacaaatcattagcagtaattctgtaaacaatgtattgttttatcaacagtcttctgctttaaatatgaaccaaaaaaataaagcataaggtgacattttatgtgcggttacttgttatttttaaaacagttgttaaaatggatgcaaaacgaAAAAATGTCGAATCCTACTTGcagctcaaagaaacaaaacaaaactaaaaaatctTATTAACTTTGGTTTTTCTTACATTGGTGACAAGGATGATCCATATCCTCATGTGTCATTTGTTGTAAAGTACTGGCTTCCGAAAGCCTTAAACCGTCAGCATCTTCAGATGCTGGGAAAGGATACGAGTCTTTCCAGAAGAAAGATgatcaattagctaaacagcaaAACATTCTTAACTGTCTCTGAAGGAGTGAATGTGTCCTACCTggttacaatgcatattgcaaaaaactgcacaacttactgttgtcggtatgtttgcaatgcttgatgttgaattgaaaattaaaactgttATTCAGTGTGTtacaacacaattttaaattgacATTGTAACGTGGAGGTAAAGGAAGCAATCCAGGCAAGTATTCTGGTCTCAAAGGTGCGGTTTATTTTACAGGAACGAGACGTTCAATAAAATTAATGCAATAAACTATAACaaacacaggataaataaaaaaactttaataaacaGGCAGCTAACAGTCTCTGTGTGTCAAAAGAACAGGTTCTCTCCCACAGCTCCAAAACTCTCACACTTCACCCAGCCCCTCCCTCTGCCAGGCTTACATTTGGCTCCGTCATGCGCTCTCCTccaatcacaggcatgcattccagTCCCACCACCCATTATCTCAATGCACCCACATAGTCCATCAGTCCCCATGGGGGCTCTCCTTCAAATGCATGTCTGCGATCGGCTGCAGTCCCGTTGTCCGCGCAAAGGGGACCCTTAACTCAAAAACCTGGGCTGGCTGTCGTGTGAAAGAACTTTCGTAgaagtttaaaatcctgttacacgtattcacagggatgtaagggctaaataaatgtcagtagccatcTAGAGCGCTCTGTTTATTGATCTTCGTTCTCTCTTGAACATAAAGTTGTTTAATATGCACTATGTGTTTCTTGAGTGAAGTCTAATTATTTGAACTGAGAGCGATTTTGAAGAACTTTCTGTCCCTTTGTCTTCAATTACGTTAACTGGTCGACAGCTGGCTGCAATCCACACTGCGAGTGTATTTGTTAAGGCTTTTTGTTTTGAAGTACTCCCTGGTTTCTTATTGAAGCACCCCAGCATAGTTTGCTTCTGAGTTGTCGCACGGCTGGACGTTCCTGTTGATTCTCCTTCGTTGCTGAAGATGGCCTTGCCTCAGCAAAGGAATGTTTTGCACATAAATGATTCTGCCAACTACTCCCGCTCCCCTGGTATGAAAAACTTTGCTTGCAAATGAAACGGAACACCCTTTCTTTTCCAATGATTTTTCCTTCCAGCTGTCGCCACTTGGTACCGTTTGTGACGACTCGCGTAATTTCCCTCATGTTAGTTACTTTGGATTTTAACCCAATAATgtccagacagaaaaaaaaaaaaataataattctgcacgatttaaattgtaaaaaaaaaaaaataatcagcgatcaactctttagttgttGATTTAATCCGTCCGATTAATCTGTTACATGTGTACGCTGTAAATGTGGGTCATGGGGATTTTACTTGATACGGATAGCTCTAATTTATATATAGCTGACATGCATTTGTCTTGTCTTTATTTCTGTAGCATCATCTCTTTTaatccatcattattatttcattttttttagctgtagtgatgatgatgatgatgacgatgtgCCACCGCTATCGGCTAAGTTTGCAGATATATACCCAATGAATAACTATGATGATGCCGAGGTTGTGGCCAATATGAACGGAATGCATGGTGAACTGAATGGTGGGGGCGAAAACATGGCACTAAAAGATGAGGTGTGTCTGTCTTGTCTTCTGTGCAACATGAAAAAATAACCCTTGATGCTACAGTTTTTTGTAACTTGCTTTCTATTTTATCATTGTCACTCAAAATAATTCTTGTCTTTTATATCTCTTATGCATTATGATAAATTAGTGTTTTGTAAAGTGAGTTACTTACAAATTTCATCATACCCAGACAACATGTCAACATCAATCATACTTTGTCTATATGGTAATTACAGAGAAAGATAAACCCTTTCCTGATTTTTCCCAACTTTTTGCTAAGGTTTGGGTTTGGAAAGTATCTTTAATGAAATGGCATGAAATGAACACACACTGGGTTGGGTAGGGGACACATACGCAGTGAGAGTTTCTCTTGACCTCCGTTATTTCATTCTAATTTTCAACAGTCTCCACAAATAAGCAGTACGAGCAGCAGCTCCTCAGAAGCAGATGATGATGAAGCCGATGGGGAGAGCAGCGGGGAGAGTCTGACCCCTGGAAAAATAGCTCTAATGAAGGATGATTTAGAGAGGGACAGTCCTCCACCGTCTTACCCAACTCAACAGGTGAAGAGTTTAAAGGccttctgtaaaatgtatttctgtgttGAAATACGAAAATCCAAAATTTAAGTGTATATACTCTAGTTCACTTTTTGTCTAATGGGCACCAAACTTTAAACTAAGCAATACATTTGCATTGTTGACACTTAGGAGCCCTGGCCTCCATCCACTCCTTTTTGTGTGAGATGTATTAAATACCAGGATTCTTTTAAGGGGAAACCTTTGGGATGTATAAACACATATGATTTGGTTGTAATTAAATTTAAATGTGGTGGGTTTTTTTTACAGGTTGATCAGGTTCAGCACGCTTGTGAATGTCATGTTTGTAAGCAAGAAGCAGCTGGACTAAATGCAGCAGCACTTTCATTGGGACAACATCCATCTGGCcaacagttctttaaaaaaacttcTCACCCTGCTCTGCACCTATACCCACACATCCATGGGCACCTACCGCTACACAACATCTCTCACCTACCCAGGCCTCTTCTCCACCCCACTCTTTATTCAAGTCCACCCTTTTCACACAATAAGGTAAGGCTTGCTTTTTTTCCCTCCCCCAGAAGACTTCTGTCAGGAATACATTTGAATATTTTAATTGAGTTGAATGACATATAAAGATTCTTGCCACATCTAACTTATTTTCTACAAGAACTATTGCTTGTGACATGGTTAGAATGGAAATGGCTGAGTGTGTATAAAGAGTTTTACGACAATGTATCCAAAATGTGTTTGACATACAAACACAAGTTTTTTAGATAAGAATTCTTCAGCTCAAGTACAAAGAGTTATTAAAAGGTTCTGGGCCAAATTTTTATTTAGTACCCAAATAACTTCAAAACTATGCagctttcattttgtattataatgGAATCTAATGTATATACCTCACGTTTATCGAAATAAAACAGCTGGTTTTTCATATTAAATCACTGACTAAAAATAATTGTTCCCAACAGTATGGTGACCatcaaaaaaaaattgaaatttaaaataaaatagtaataaaataattttaataatgagatgtcctttttcaGACACTTCCTTCAGCTTCGACATCTAACCATACAGGTAAACATCAGGTATTCAATGCTTCCCTTCAGGACCATATCTACCAGAACTGCTTTGGGAACACCACAGACTGGAACAGTTCTTTACCCCCATCTCTTAAATTTGAAAACTTGTGGGAATCCACTGTTATGAAAAACTGGAACCCTGCCATTTTTCTACAAGAACCACAGTCAGGTGAGGGATGCTTGGGTAGAGGTAATTGAAGATTCAGACATaatggggtctattcagttgagCTGAGCGTCAGCATATATTTACTACAGACAgtgattaaatcattaaaatggtACACTTACTGATGGTGTGCATGTTTATACACTAAAAAGAAACCCAAGTACAGTTTTTAAGTTGGATTCTCCTTGGTATGCAAATCAACTTAATTTAATGATAATGGGAGCATTTTGATCTGCTGTATAGATTAATTGAATATAACCCAATTTCTACAAAGCACGTATGTATGTTCACAATTATATTTGACAAGTGTACCTGTTGTGTAAGAACATTtggcagcatttttttaaaactttacactATGACCTTTTACCCTTTTTATATAAACAGGTACTACTTCATTTTCTATATTTTGTTAGGTGATATGTTGGGCCCTGCTGTCCCAGAAATTAGACCAGACACACTTCCACCTTCATCCAGTACAGAAACCACGTCCACCATGGAAACCAAGGAAAAAAAGAACACCGCCAAGAAAAAATGTCTCTACAATTTCCAAGATGCCTTTATGGACCCAAACAAAGTTGTCATGGCCACCTCTTCAGCCACGTCATCGGTTTCCTGCACTGCTACTACTGTCCAGTCAAGTAATAATCAGATCAAAGTTTCATCTAAAAGGCCCACTTCCCTAGGTAAAGAGGGAAGGAGTACAAAGGGACCTTTAGCCATGCATTACAAGGATAGAGTGAAAATTAACATATTTGAACAAAATGCACTTTAATGTTGCATTTCCATTTGTTCAGCCTTTTTAGTAATTTTCACCATAGCCCGTCAGTGTAATTCCCTCACAGctaaaattaatacaaataaaattaaacaactcAGATAGGAAGTGGAGTTTAAATTACCAATGGAATTtaagtattttcttttaatgaacTGTCTTACTAAAAAGCTTTTTATAGTGTACACTACTTTTAAAGAGTATGTAGCAAGGTTCCAAAGAATATAGCActacacatccccacatgttgctacaactctaaataacatacctgtaatttttcttttcattgttaacagcctgacaactttgtacacttaaaattttaaagtctgtttcaaagctattttttaaatgtctgctctagtgcactgatagtgtaaggattatttcccaccagccagagcacttgttatggtttttttttttttttttttataaatgtattgctcttcctgcagtgatttagaggacagatctcaaaccccagtgcactagagcagccattttgaaaagagctttgaaacagaatttaaagttataagtgtaaaaaattgtcaatgttaacaatgaaaagaaaaattacaggtatgttacttaaaaagttgtagcaacacgtggagatAATGCTTTGTTTTTCGGAACTCCGCTAGTTACTCTGATCTCTGAGTTACATGTTTTACTCTTTGCCATTAATATTTAATAACCATATAGCCTAAATTGTATGTTTTCTTAACTTAAGGCAGCCTTCCCTTCAGGAAGATATTATTGGTAAAAAATGAATAGTTGTAAAAAGAAATACTTtgtgtattattgtttgtttgacATAAAACAAACCCAACTGACTTGTATTAGTGTACGCAATTTTGGCTTCTAACctgcttgttttattttaggTGAAGTATTCCACAATATAGGCAAAGAGGACCACAGGCACTCCACTCCAACTGCACCTAGAAGTAGCCCCACAGGTTTAGCATCACTTCCCTCCCTAACGGCTACAGCACTGTCTCCTGCCTCTGCGCCTCATCTACCCAATCTCGGAACTCAACATTTCCCAAAGACTGCCGCTACAGCACCTGGGTTTATGGATCCTCACCAAGGACTCTGCCCCACCACTGTTGTACTCCCTGCTGCTACCACAGAAAACTCTGTGAGCGCTCCACCTAGTGTTTGCAGGTTTGTTCACTGTTGTCAATCAGGACGGATAGGTGGTTTACTGACAAGGGGACATCAATACAAGTTTTAATAATTATTGTTCAAATCAATTTTACCTTACTGTAGAACCAAAGGCATAGGCAAGTATTGGGGTTGGTGTTTTATGATAAATACTTACTGTTTATCCCCAAGTATTTCAGTATGAAATTAAACTacaatgccttaaaaaaaaaataaggaaacatGACACCACACATCCCATTGAAAATCAGACAATATATACATTACATTGTGAATTGTCTTTTTAATATAGCATATCAGGCAATATCTTTACCAAGATAGTTCATCCATAACAATAAAAATCTCAATACAGTGAgcagtaaaacttacaaaaaaaaaaaaaaaactttgaaaaagacttccagtaGAAATGTTTGTGAACTAATTAAGATTCTTTATAATTTTTAAACACATAAAGATTTTAGATTTTGTTGAGAATCTAATTGCAATGTGATTAAacttattttaaatagattgtgAGACTGTTAATGTTCTAAGGTCCTAGTCCAACTTTGTTttgatgtgtgtatttatttctgttcatgTAGTGACCCAGATTGTGAGGGTCATCGCTGTGAAAGCAATAATGTGTATGACCATCAGCAGTATGATGGGGAGGAAAGCCAGGATGAGGACAGTTGTTCAGAACATAGTTCTAGCACCTCCACGTCCACCAATCAAAAAGAAGGAAAATACTGTGACTGCTGCTACTGTGAATTCTTTGGGCATGGTGGGGtaagtgtgttttatttcttacatTGGTTCATGTGCGTGgtttgcagggtgagtcatacagtgcaggtttgcatcctggctgtgtgaagtggcTTGGGATTCCGAAGGCAGTGTatcattggctctggcactcccattGGTTAGGGGGACAAAACCGTCAGGAACTGTTTCTTCTCATCGTGCTACAGTGAACCGTGCTgtccaggcacccagtgagctcaaaagtagacacctgcagggctggcctttgtcctccagaggccaggagctcgctgacatctgctctcgagttcctgggtgtaaaagaggaagctggctcggtcgagGTGATCTTCAGTTTTCTtgaggcatttcaaattggggagaaaattgtgggtaaaataattgagcacattaaattaaaaaaaaaaaaaaagttcctctgTTTCCTGATTCAGATTTTGTGAGTTAAATAATGACTTAATGCTTCAGTGCACATTCTTCAATTTACTCAGTTGATGTATACTGTTTTTTTGTGAGTGCTTCCATAGGCCATAGACAAAATTCTATGGTGAACATTTATGCGATTACAGCATTTATGATAGACATTCATGGTTTACATTACAGATATGTGTTATGTTTGTGCTAACTGTTTATTGACCATGTCGGAAGTTAATATTTCTTTCTAATCTATAGCCTCCAGCTGCACCAACCAGTAGAAACTATGCAGAAATGCGTGAGAAGCTGCGCTTGCGTCTAACAAAGAGGAAGGAGGAACAGCCAAAGAAAGACGATCCACTCAGCGACAGAGAAGGTGTTGAAGACCACCGGAAAGTGGAAGATCTATTACAGTTTATAAACAGCTCAGAGTCCAAACCAGTTAACAGCTCCCGGGCAGCAAAAAGGGCGCggcacaaacaaaaaaaggtaatTCTTGTTAAACTTCACCTAGGATGTATGATATTTGGCGCAGATTGCTGTCGTTCAGTTTGCAGGCTTATGTGAAGTCTCCAAAACAGCTTGATTTCAGTACAAAATTGAACCAACCAATACCAGATATTGCAGATATTATCAATCAAGTCTTTCTCACCTAATCAATATAACAGCTTCACAAACATTTTAGTACCTCTTGTTTTGCCATTCCATGATTTTGTGATTACAGCATTTGTTCTTCACTACTGTCTCttctttttattttggtattttattacagttttagtGTGGTATTTATTGACTAAACATGTATCATTGATAGTTATTGTAGTGTTTGTGATAAGTATTTTGTTACTTCATTGCTGGTCAGTAGGGATCTCAATCATTTTTTCCCATTGAGGGTCCAGGACTCAATGAAAAAAACTGAAGGTCCCAGAGGAAATTTTGGGTGTTCCAGTGAACATGTTGAGGGTTCAATAAAGTACAAAGTCTTAATGTTATGGTACaccatctttttttaatttaagttttgacacatttttaacaacagtaataataagaAAGCCACAAACATAActatttttctgtttaaaagaatGAAGACcaaaaaggcatagcaatagaATCCAAACACAACCAACCATTGTATTCAACCAGGCATCCCCCAGGGCTGTGTTTTTCACGGATTTACATAAAATGgacccattgccgtgtaatatgtagttccctgtgaatttcaatttctgaaagaatagtgtaaatgtaCATAATTTGTAATCACTTAAAGGTTTGCTTTATTGACGCACCACctgttactgtacactgcatttaggaacccaGCAGTCCGTTTTACTTTGCTTCTGGTAagtgattgaacacactgcatagagctgcatgatttctttagAATGTCTGCAATGGAAAGGACACCAGCTACGTCAaagaaatatttcaaataaagatTGCTCTGTCCAGTATAAGAaagggacatttcacatgtccattgttgtttttacatttatttatttttattttgtttgatactTCACTGGTGGGGATAATACTGTAGAATGTCCTTAAAGGTGTGCATAAACTAatttagtatttactgttttataggtaagcattgaaatatttaggaacatttgttgtataataactagagaaCATTAGCCATTTTGAATGTGACaccatttttttctgcttttaataaatatgtttagtTGTGAAAggtcttgaaatacctatttttaggcCGTGAAATGTCATGAAATTAGCAATTTTTTacagtggggaaaaaatacagccctacctATCAGGTTTTTAATCAGCTGCTTAAGCTTGGGAAGCAGTCGGCAAGAAAGCCTGAAATAGATTTCAGCAAAACTCGCAAACTTTCACAGGAGGTCAAGTTAAACAGGAGAGCAACTCAGTATAGTGTTCAGTACTTCAATCTGCTTCGATCCAAGACGTACCTGTGTCCAtgttttccagttctccacagcAGGAACTACAACTCTGAGTACGAGCATCTGTAATAcctgcatgatttaaaaaaaagtataataataataatctgttgttGGTCTGCTTacgccagacagacagacagacgcgcGTCCAGGGGACACCGACCACACATATGGATCAGGTTATTGATTACAATACACATATATCAGTTCCATTTAATCATGTCCTCTGTTTAAGGCATTATATAGAAAAAAATTATATGGAATTCTAAATGTATTGTATCCTAGTATATAAAAGTAAGCATTTCACTTGAGTGGGGAGAAATAATTAACAGTTAGTAATAGAACTTCAACATTAGGAACCTAAATGTTATTATGTTCTGCAGATGGAGGAAAAAGCCCGCCTTGATGCAGAGGCCTTggagagggagcagcagcagatACTTGAAGAGAAAAGgcggagggaggaggaggagagactcAAACAAGAGCTTCAGCGGCTTCAAGAACGTCAACTACTCCGTGCtgccaagaaaaagaaaaaagagaaaatgagAGAGGCTCTCAAAACAGCCCCTGTTCTTCAAAACCCTCAGCCCTTAAAGGAGACTGCTCAGAATGCCTTAGTAAACCTTCAGAATGGTAAGCTGCAGTCATGggacaaaataattaatttacccTGTTCACCCATTAGACCAGCATTTAATAAAGAGCAAAGAACAGTGCCTGAACCTTTTGTGACAAAGCAGAATTTGGGGAATGAGAAAGACTTTAAGCAGCCTCAGCTATTGCAGAGCCAGAAAGAGGGAAAAGTAAAGCAGCCAGAGATGCTTGTACCTCCTCACACTGTACCACATAGAGAGGTTAATTGCAAGCCAAAGCTAAAACAACAGCTTAGCAAACTGGTCACAGAGGTGGGAAAACAGCCAGCTGAAGCAACTAAGGTCACAGATATCCAGCTGAAGACTGCCAACAAGATCCAGGTAGAATTGAAGTTCAAGCCAGCTGAAGATCTACCTGACCAGGAACTGAAAAAGGAAGAAAAGGTCAATATTACAAATGGCAAGAAGCAATTAATTCATATAAAGGAGGACAAGCCCATGGTAATTATTGAATCAGCACCTCAgtctgaacagcagcagcagcagcagcagaataaCAAGCCCAACACAGCTGAATCTCCTCAGCCCAAAGGAaagaccaagaaaaataaaaagaagaaaggaGATAAGCTAAACAATTCCATCGGTGAGTTTAC from Acipenser ruthenus chromosome 2, fAciRut3.2 maternal haplotype, whole genome shotgun sequence includes the following:
- the LOC117409090 gene encoding protein FAM193A-like isoform X3, which translates into the protein MSPTDAKRGAKRRKNKRGGGSSSCSSAVCSSGKAGASTAARSQQTTGASAAAMGLLTVGNPGNSNPGSITGLHGEVSLNGTQFSEMPLNSEFTGVPQTPFTFGLSQRAPYTTEERCLLCRSERKENSFSESGMSSSNKIALSTSPKTNSILQLPLWVCPDCRHTVEKEERHAELEQSLVNQDFLLHMPLGNSGSPGGRLSLEAQVTTPDLHTPATTDTVCSCEACNERREISAESEREPQQLQNYWSEVRYMVRCIYRQTGITLADDQEQSLVPDKEGMKELVDRLCEKDPYQLYQRLEQQAREYVLEMKVRLLRHLAVGSKVTSAVQGPPQAHQFISLLLEEYSALCQAAHTISTFLVTLENEHLKKFQVTWELHNKHLFENLVFSEPLLHSCLPTLVAQLRLGMASHDSYSEDMYSTLLQSYHQLDQEMNLVSVEWLECEKRIDDYVDEQMALKTKQHMLKEDWEFFKQRRFIEEQLTNSKKSLPGENNFTDTMRHMLSSRLSMSDCPNCNYRRRCTCDDCSLSHILTCGIMDSPITDDLHINQLPLQVESAPDYLSEIRPPSMSSASSGSGSSSPITIQQHPRLILADSGSAPTFCSDDDDDDDVPPLSAKFADIYPMNNYDDAEVVANMNGMHGELNGGGENMALKDESPQISSTSSSSSEADDDEADGESSGESLTPGKIALMKDDLERDSPPPSYPTQQVDQVQHACECHVCKQEAAGLNAAALSLGQHPSGQQFFKKTSHPALHLYPHIHGHLPLHNISHLPRPLLHPTLYSSPPFSHNKDHIYQNCFGNTTDWNSSLPPSLKFENLWESTVMKNWNPAIFLQEPQSGDMLGPAVPEIRPDTLPPSSSTETTSTMETKEKKNTAKKKCLYNFQDAFMDPNKVVMATSSATSSVSCTATTVQSSNNQIKVSSKRPTSLGEVFHNIGKEDHRHSTPTAPRSSPTGLASLPSLTATALSPASAPHLPNLGTQHFPKTAATAPGFMDPHQGLCPTTVVLPAATTENSVSAPPSVCSDPDCEGHRCESNNVYDHQQYDGEESQDEDSCSEHSSSTSTSTNQKEGKYCDCCYCEFFGHGGPPAAPTSRNYAEMREKLRLRLTKRKEEQPKKDDPLSDREGVEDHRKVEDLLQFINSSESKPVNSSRAAKRARHKQKKMEEKARLDAEALEREQQQILEEKRRREEEERLKQELQRLQERQLLRAAKKKKKEKMREALKTAPVLQNPQPLKETAQNALVNLQNGKLQSWDKIINLPCSPIRPAFNKEQRTVPEPFVTKQNLGNEKDFKQPQLLQSQKEGKVKQPEMLVPPHTVPHREVNCKPKLKQQLSKLVTEVGKQPAEATKVTDIQLKTANKIQVELKFKPAEDLPDQELKKEEKVNITNGKKQLIHIKEDKPMVIIESAPQSEQQQQQQQNNKPNTAESPQPKGKTKKNKKKKGDKLNNSIDDVFLPKDIDLDSVEMDETEREVEYFKRFCLDSARQTRQRLSINWSNFSLKKATFVAH
- the LOC117409090 gene encoding protein FAM193A-like isoform X4, encoding MSPTDAKRGAKRRKNKRGGGSSSCSSAVCSSGKAGASTAARSQQTTGASAAAMGLLTVGNPGNSNPGSITGLHGEVSLNGTQFSEMPLNSEFTGVPQTPFTFGLSQRAPYTTEERCLLCRSERKENSFSESGMSSSNKIALSTSPKTNSILQLPLWVCPDCRHTVEKEERHAELEQSLVNQDFLLHMPLGNSGSPGGRLSLEAQVTTPDLHTPATTDTVCSCEACNERREISAESEREPQQLQNYWSEVRYMVRCIYRQTGITLADDQEQSLVPDKEGMKELVDRLCEKDPYQLYQRLEQQAREYVLEMKVRLLRHLAVGSKVTSAVQGPPQAHQFISLLLEEYSALCQAAHTISTFLVTLENEHLKKFQVTWELHNKHLFENLVFSEPLLHSCLPTLVAQLRLGMASHDSYSEDMYSTLLQSYHQLDQEMNLVSVEWLECEKRIDDYVDEQMALKTKQHMLKEDWEFFKQRRFIEEQLTNSKKSLPGENNFTDTMRHMLSSRLSMSDCPNCNYRRRCTCDDCSLSHILTCGIMDSPITDDLHINQLPLQVESAPDYLSEIRPPSMSSASSGSGSSSPITIQQHPRLILADSGSAPTFCSDDDDDDDVPPLSAKFADIYPMNNYDDAEVVANMNGMHGELNGGGENMALKDESPQISSTSSSSSEADDDEADGESSGESLTPGKIALMKDDLERDSPPPSYPTQQVDQVQHACECHVCKQEAAGLNAAALSLGQHPSGQQFFKKTSHPALHLYPHIHGHLPLHNISHLPRPLLHPTLYSSPPFSHNKTLPSASTSNHTGKHQVFNASLQDHIYQNCFGNTTDWNSSLPPSLKFENLWESTVMKNWNPAIFLQEPQSGDMLGPAVPEIRPDTLPPSSSTETTSTMETKEKKNTAKKKCLYNFQDAFMDPNKVVMATSSATSSVSCTATTVQSSNNQIKVSSKRPTSLGEVFHNIGKEDHRHSTPTAPRSSPTGLASLPSLTATALSPASAPHLPNLGTQHFPKTAATAPGFMDPHQGLCPTTVVLPAATTENSVSAPPSVCSDPDCEGHRCESNNVYDHQQYDGEESQDEDSCSEHSSSTSTSTNQKEGKYCDCCYCEFFGHGGPPAAPTSRNYAEMREKLRLRLTKRKEEQPKKDDPLSDREGVEDHRKVEDLLQFINSSESKPVNSSRAAKRARHKQKKMEEKARLDAEALEREQQQILEEKRRREEEERLKQELQRLQERQLLRAAKKKKKEKMREALKTAPVLQNPQPLKETAQNALVNLQNGKLQSWDKIINLPCSPIRPAFNKEQRTVPEPFVTKQNLGNEKDFKQPQLLQSQKEGKVKQPEMLVPPHTVPHREVNCKPKLKQQLSKLVTEVGKQPAEATKVTDIQLKTANKIQVELKFKPAEDLPDQELKKEEKVNITNGKKQLIHIKEDKPMVIIESAPQSEQQQQQQQNNKPNTAESPQPKGKTKKNKKKKGDKLNNSIDDVFLPKDIDLDSVEMDETEREVEYFKR
- the LOC117409090 gene encoding protein FAM193A-like isoform X1 encodes the protein MSPTDAKRGAKRRKNKRGGGSSSCSSAVCSSGKAGASTAARSQQTTGASAAAMGLLTVGNPGNSNPGSITGLHGEVSLNGTQFSEMPLNSEFTGVPQTPFTFGLSQRAPYTTEERCLLCRSERKENSFSESGMSSSNKIALSTSPKTNSILQLPLWVCPDCRHTVEKEERHAELEQSLVNQDFLLHMPLGNSGSPGGRLSLEAQVTTPDLHTPATTDTVCSCEACNERREISAESEREPQQLQNYWSEVRYMVRCIYRQTGITLADDQEQSLVPDKEGMKELVDRLCEKDPYQLYQRLEQQAREYVLEMKVRLLRHLAVGSKVTSAVQGPPQAHQFISLLLEEYSALCQAAHTISTFLVTLENEHLKKFQVTWELHNKHLFENLVFSEPLLHSCLPTLVAQLRLGMASHDSYSEDMYSTLLQSYHQLDQEMNLVSVEWLECEKRIDDYVDEQMALKTKQHMLKEDWEFFKQRRFIEEQLTNSKKSLPGENNFTDTMRHMLSSRLSMSDCPNCNYRRRCTCDDCSLSHILTCGIMDSPITDDLHINQLPLQVESAPDYLSEIRPPSMSSASSGSGSSSPITIQQHPRLILADSGSAPTFCSDDDDDDDVPPLSAKFADIYPMNNYDDAEVVANMNGMHGELNGGGENMALKDESPQISSTSSSSSEADDDEADGESSGESLTPGKIALMKDDLERDSPPPSYPTQQVDQVQHACECHVCKQEAAGLNAAALSLGQHPSGQQFFKKTSHPALHLYPHIHGHLPLHNISHLPRPLLHPTLYSSPPFSHNKTLPSASTSNHTGKHQVFNASLQDHIYQNCFGNTTDWNSSLPPSLKFENLWESTVMKNWNPAIFLQEPQSGDMLGPAVPEIRPDTLPPSSSTETTSTMETKEKKNTAKKKCLYNFQDAFMDPNKVVMATSSATSSVSCTATTVQSSNNQIKVSSKRPTSLGEVFHNIGKEDHRHSTPTAPRSSPTGLASLPSLTATALSPASAPHLPNLGTQHFPKTAATAPGFMDPHQGLCPTTVVLPAATTENSVSAPPSVCSDPDCEGHRCESNNVYDHQQYDGEESQDEDSCSEHSSSTSTSTNQKEGKYCDCCYCEFFGHGGPPAAPTSRNYAEMREKLRLRLTKRKEEQPKKDDPLSDREGVEDHRKVEDLLQFINSSESKPVNSSRAAKRARHKQKKMEEKARLDAEALEREQQQILEEKRRREEEERLKQELQRLQERQLLRAAKKKKKEKMREALKTAPVLQNPQPLKETAQNALVNLQNGKLQSWDKIINLPCSPIRPAFNKEQRTVPEPFVTKQNLGNEKDFKQPQLLQSQKEGKVKQPEMLVPPHTVPHREVNCKPKLKQQLSKLVTEVGKQPAEATKVTDIQLKTANKIQVELKFKPAEDLPDQELKKEEKVNITNGKKQLIHIKEDKPMVIIESAPQSEQQQQQQQNNKPNTAESPQPKGKTKKNKKKKGDKLNNSIDDVFLPKDIDLDSVEMDETEREVEYFKRFCLDSARQTRQRLSINWSNFSLKKATFVAH